The genomic region TCTTGTCGCCGGTGAGGCTGGTGGCGTTGGACTGGCCGGTGGCGGGCTGTGCCTTGTCGTCCAGGGCCTTGAGCTTGAATTTCACGCCCGGGACCCAGTTGTTCTTGTTGGCGTCGTCGACGGCGATCTGAGCGCCGTACTGGATGCCGAGGCCGGTGGTGGAGTTCTCACCGGACAGGGGCGCGTCCACGCCGATGGTCAGTGTGGTGGCGGCGCCGCTGTCTCCGCTCTTGTCACCGCTGTCGTCTCGGGAGCCGCAGGCGGTGAGAGTCAGAGCTCCGGTCGTAAGAACGGAGGTAAGAATCACCAAGGAACGCTGTCGCACGATCAGTCCTTTCACAGGCAGGCCCGCCCTGGTCGGGGGGTGAGTGCCGCGCTGGTACCGAACTCCCGATGGAGCGGTGACTGGCCGTGACTCTAAGCCCGGTGTGGAGGCAGGGTCAGCGGCGTGGGGCGGCTTGTGACTTTCTTGTTATGACGTGATGGATGCCCGGCTTCGGTGGAGGACCCTCTCGGCGGGTTTGATGGGCTTTCTCCGAAGTCCGCATTCTGAGAACGTGCACTTCCGGTTGGCCGCGGCTGGGGTCGTGGTGGTTGCCGGGGCACAGGCGGCGCGGGCCGGATGGGAAAGGTCCCCGGAGGAGGCGCGGCCGAGGATGAAACTGCGGTGCCGTATTGCGCGCGCGTTACGGAGCGTTACAGAGAGGAAGGGATCTCCGCGTCCAGGGGGAGTTCCGAGCAAGGGGGAACGGTTATGGCGCCGGTGACGTCATGGGTTTTCGCCGGGGGAAGTTGAGGGTTCGGTGAGGACGAGGTCAAGCCAGGCGGTGGCGTCGGCGGGCCGGTGCGGGGGCGGGGGTGGGGGCGGGTGCCGGCTCGGGCGGCCGGGGCGCCGGCCGGTCGGGCGTGCCGCGTCGGCGCGGACGACGTCCTGACTGCCGCTGGCGTCGTCACACTCGTCTGTTTCCGCGTAACTCTCGTCCGCTTCCGCGGAGTTGACGGTTCCCCGGGCCCGTGCAGCGCAGCGCCCCGCCGCTCCGGGCGGTGCCCGGGGCGGCGGGGCGGTCGGTCGTGCCGGGTGGCCGGTGGCTGGCGGCGCGGGGCTACGGCAGCTTCACGAACGGCGAGAGGAAGGCGCGGGCGCCGGGAGTGTCCAGGCGGTACGTCACGTTGGTCGCGTAGCAGGGGGTGTCGCCGGTGATGGTGGTGGAGGCGAGGATCCTCCGTCCGCCGATGAAGGCGAAGTTGGGGCCGCCGGAGTCGCCGTAGCAGGCGCCTCCGTTGCCCTGCGGCGCGGTCATCGCCAGCCGGGCCCAGGAGTCGTTGAGGGCGTCGAAGGTGACGGGTGCCTTCATGCGGACGCCGCCGCCGGGGTGGGTCTGGCCGCCGGGGCCGTTGACGGCCTCCTGGGTGCCGTAGCCGGCGACGAGCCAGTCGGTGGCGTTCAGCCCCTGCGGGCCGAGTCTGCCGAGCTGGTTCGCCGTGGGCAGGGTGGCCGGGGTGAAGCTCCAGCGGGCCTTGACCTTGGCGGCGGGCAGTTCGATCACCGCGATGTCGTGGGTGTCGGAGGCCGGTCCCGGGTAGCCGGGGTGCGTGTGGGCGGTGCCCGGGACGGCGACGGCGGCGGCCTGCGCGGCCGGGTCGCCCGGGTACTTCTTCGCCGCCGCGTCGAGCCCGGACTGCACGTCCTGGTCCAGGGACACGTAGAACCGCACGTCGTCGGGCCAGTCGGAGGTGCAGTGCGCGGCGGTCAGGAAGGTGTCCGCGTCGATCATGGTGCCGGAGCAGACCCAGTCGACCCGGTCGGGGGTCGCGGGGTCGCCGTCGTTGTCCCAGGTGGCCACGAGCGCGCCGACCTCGGTGCGTTCGGGGGCGGGTGTCGCGTTGTAGGAGTTGATGGCGGAGGACGGCAGCGCGGTGGCGAGCACGGCGGCACCGGCCGCGGCCGTGACGGCGAGGGCACGTACGGAGGTCAAGAGAAACCCTTCTAGGGGTGGGACGGGTCTTCTCCTGTGGGGGTGG from Streptomyces chartreusis NRRL 3882 harbors:
- a CDS encoding trypsin-like serine protease; translation: MTSVRALAVTAAAGAAVLATALPSSAINSYNATPAPERTEVGALVATWDNDGDPATPDRVDWVCSGTMIDADTFLTAAHCTSDWPDDVRFYVSLDQDVQSGLDAAAKKYPGDPAAQAAAVAVPGTAHTHPGYPGPASDTHDIAVIELPAAKVKARWSFTPATLPTANQLGRLGPQGLNATDWLVAGYGTQEAVNGPGGQTHPGGGVRMKAPVTFDALNDSWARLAMTAPQGNGGACYGDSGGPNFAFIGGRRILASTTITGDTPCYATNVTYRLDTPGARAFLSPFVKLP